Proteins from a genomic interval of Chelonoidis abingdonii isolate Lonesome George chromosome 7, CheloAbing_2.0, whole genome shotgun sequence:
- the SLC6A7 gene encoding sodium-dependent proline transporter isoform X1, with product MKKVQQLHLRETTRVSNLQLGLLPSPSLFRKQPIIPDLLMIPSDQGDGDLEMECPEERGNWTGKLDFLLSCIGYCVGLGNVWRFPYRAYTNGGGAFLVPYFIMLAICGIPIFFMELSLGQFSSLGPLAVWKISPLFKGVGMGTILIVSLVAIYYNMIIAYVLFYLFASLTSNLPWEHCGNWWNTDLCLDHQVIKAGNAAIPFNVTNTVSPSEEYWNRYVLHIQGSSGIGDPGRIRWNLCLCLLLSWVIVYLCILKGVKSSGKVVYFTATFPYFILIMLLIRGVTLEGAWIGIKFYLTPQFDHLLSSKVWIEAALQIFYSLGVGFGGLLTFASYNTFHQNIYRDTFIVTLGNAITSILAGFAIFSVLGYMSQELGIPVNQVAKAGPGLAFVVYPQAMTMLPLSPLWSFLFFFMLLTLGLDSQFAFMETIVTAVTDEFPYYLRPKKAFFSAIICIAMYLMGLILTTEGGMYWLVLLDDYSAGFGLMVVVITTCLVVTRVYGMKRFCRDIHMMLGFQPGLYFKACWMFLSPAMMMALLVYNIVKYQPSEYGSYRFPYWAEVLGILMGLFSCLMIPTGMVVAVLREEGTLWERIQQASRPAMNWGPSLEENRTGTYVATLAGSQSPKPLMVHMRKYGGITSYENTAIEVDKEIEEEEESMM from the exons CCCATAATTCCAGACCTGCTGATGATTCCCAGCGACCAAGGCGATGGGGACCTGGAGATGGAGTGCCCAGAAGAGAGAGGGAACTGGACCGGGAAGCTGgatttccttctctcctgtattgGCTACTGTGTGGGGTTGGGGAATGTGTGGCGGTTTCCATACAGAGCTTACACCAATGGGGGAG GAGCTTTCCTTGTTCCTTACTTCATCATGCTGGCAATATGTGGTATCCCCATCTTCTTCATGGAGCTCTCGCTAGGCCAGTTCTCCAGCCTGGGGCCACTTGCAGTCTGGAAGATAAGCCCGCTCTTTAAAG GTGTTGGGATGGGCACGATCCTGATTGTCTCTCTGGTGGCCATTTACTATAACATGATTATTGCTTACGTGCTCTTCTACCTCTTCGCGTCCCTGACGAGCAACTTGCCCTGGGAGCACTGCGGCAACTGGTGGAACACTGACCTCTGCTTGGATCACCAGGTCATCAAGGCAGGGAATGCTGCCATCCCATTCAACGTCACGAACACCGTCAGCCCAAGCGAGGAGTACTGGAA TCGATATGTGCTGCATATCCAAGGGAGCTCTGGGATTGGGGATCCTGGGAGAATCCGCTGGAATCTGTGCCTGTGCCTACTGCTCTCCTGGGTCATTGTGTACCTCTGTATCCTCAAGGGAGTCAAATCCTCCGGCAAG GTTGTGTATTTCACTGCCACATTCCCTTACTTCATCCTGATCATGCTGCTCATTCGTGGAGTAACACTGGAGGGGGCCTGGATAGGAATCAAGTTCTACCTCACACCCCAGTTTGATCACCTGCTGTCTTCCAAG GTGTGGATAGAGGCAGCTCTGCAGATCTTCTACTCCCTTGGAGTGGGCTTCGGGGGACTGCTCACTTTCGCATCTTATAACACCTTCCACCAGAACATTTACAG GGATACATTTATAGTCACCCTGGGCAATGCCATCACCAGCATCCTGGCCGGGTTTGCCATCTTCTCCGTCCTGGGCTACATGTCACAGGAGCTGGGCATCCCTGTTAACCAAGTGGCAAAAGCAG GTCCCGGCTTGGCTTTCGTGGTGTATCCCCAGGCCATGACGATGCTTCCTCTTTCTCCACTCTggtctttccttttcttcttcatgCTGCTGACCCTGGGCCTGGACAGCCAG TTTGCCTTCATGGAGACCATTGTTACCGCAGTGACAGATGAGTTTCCTTATTACCTGCGGCCCAAGAAGGCTTTTTTCTCAGCCATCATCTGTATCGCCATGTACCTGATGGGGCTCATTCTCACGACAGAG ggCGGGATGTATTGGCTAGTCCTGCTGGATGACTATAGTGCTGGGTTTGGACTCATGGTGGTGGTGATTACAACCTGCCTGGTGGTGACACGTGTCTATG GCATGAAGCGGTTCTGCAGAGATATTCACATGATGCTGGGCTTCCAACCAGGGCTGTACTTTAAAGCCTGCTGGATGTTCCTGTCCCCGGCAATGATGATG GCCCTGCTAGTGTACAATATAGTCAAGTACCAGCCCTCAGAGTATGGGAGTTACCGTTTCCCATACTGGGCCGAGGTCCTGGGCATCCTGATGGGGCTGTTCTCCTGCCTGATGATCCCCACAGGGATGGTGGTCGCGGTGCTCAGAGAAGAAGGGACACTGTGGGAG AGAATCCAGCAAGCCAGCCGGCCAGCCATGAACTGGGGTCCTTCTCTGGAGGAGAACAGAACCGGCACGTACGTGGCTACCTTGGCCGGCAGCCAGTCCCCCAAACCCTTGATGGTCCACATGAGGAAATACGGGGGAATTACCAGCTATGAGAACACAGCCATCGAGGTGGACAAGGAGAtcgaggaggaagaggagtccATGATGTGA
- the SLC6A7 gene encoding sodium-dependent proline transporter isoform X2, which produces MKKVQQLHLREPIIPDLLMIPSDQGDGDLEMECPEERGNWTGKLDFLLSCIGYCVGLGNVWRFPYRAYTNGGGAFLVPYFIMLAICGIPIFFMELSLGQFSSLGPLAVWKISPLFKGVGMGTILIVSLVAIYYNMIIAYVLFYLFASLTSNLPWEHCGNWWNTDLCLDHQVIKAGNAAIPFNVTNTVSPSEEYWNRYVLHIQGSSGIGDPGRIRWNLCLCLLLSWVIVYLCILKGVKSSGKVVYFTATFPYFILIMLLIRGVTLEGAWIGIKFYLTPQFDHLLSSKVWIEAALQIFYSLGVGFGGLLTFASYNTFHQNIYRDTFIVTLGNAITSILAGFAIFSVLGYMSQELGIPVNQVAKAGPGLAFVVYPQAMTMLPLSPLWSFLFFFMLLTLGLDSQFAFMETIVTAVTDEFPYYLRPKKAFFSAIICIAMYLMGLILTTEGGMYWLVLLDDYSAGFGLMVVVITTCLVVTRVYGMKRFCRDIHMMLGFQPGLYFKACWMFLSPAMMMALLVYNIVKYQPSEYGSYRFPYWAEVLGILMGLFSCLMIPTGMVVAVLREEGTLWERIQQASRPAMNWGPSLEENRTGTYVATLAGSQSPKPLMVHMRKYGGITSYENTAIEVDKEIEEEEESMM; this is translated from the exons CCCATAATTCCAGACCTGCTGATGATTCCCAGCGACCAAGGCGATGGGGACCTGGAGATGGAGTGCCCAGAAGAGAGAGGGAACTGGACCGGGAAGCTGgatttccttctctcctgtattgGCTACTGTGTGGGGTTGGGGAATGTGTGGCGGTTTCCATACAGAGCTTACACCAATGGGGGAG GAGCTTTCCTTGTTCCTTACTTCATCATGCTGGCAATATGTGGTATCCCCATCTTCTTCATGGAGCTCTCGCTAGGCCAGTTCTCCAGCCTGGGGCCACTTGCAGTCTGGAAGATAAGCCCGCTCTTTAAAG GTGTTGGGATGGGCACGATCCTGATTGTCTCTCTGGTGGCCATTTACTATAACATGATTATTGCTTACGTGCTCTTCTACCTCTTCGCGTCCCTGACGAGCAACTTGCCCTGGGAGCACTGCGGCAACTGGTGGAACACTGACCTCTGCTTGGATCACCAGGTCATCAAGGCAGGGAATGCTGCCATCCCATTCAACGTCACGAACACCGTCAGCCCAAGCGAGGAGTACTGGAA TCGATATGTGCTGCATATCCAAGGGAGCTCTGGGATTGGGGATCCTGGGAGAATCCGCTGGAATCTGTGCCTGTGCCTACTGCTCTCCTGGGTCATTGTGTACCTCTGTATCCTCAAGGGAGTCAAATCCTCCGGCAAG GTTGTGTATTTCACTGCCACATTCCCTTACTTCATCCTGATCATGCTGCTCATTCGTGGAGTAACACTGGAGGGGGCCTGGATAGGAATCAAGTTCTACCTCACACCCCAGTTTGATCACCTGCTGTCTTCCAAG GTGTGGATAGAGGCAGCTCTGCAGATCTTCTACTCCCTTGGAGTGGGCTTCGGGGGACTGCTCACTTTCGCATCTTATAACACCTTCCACCAGAACATTTACAG GGATACATTTATAGTCACCCTGGGCAATGCCATCACCAGCATCCTGGCCGGGTTTGCCATCTTCTCCGTCCTGGGCTACATGTCACAGGAGCTGGGCATCCCTGTTAACCAAGTGGCAAAAGCAG GTCCCGGCTTGGCTTTCGTGGTGTATCCCCAGGCCATGACGATGCTTCCTCTTTCTCCACTCTggtctttccttttcttcttcatgCTGCTGACCCTGGGCCTGGACAGCCAG TTTGCCTTCATGGAGACCATTGTTACCGCAGTGACAGATGAGTTTCCTTATTACCTGCGGCCCAAGAAGGCTTTTTTCTCAGCCATCATCTGTATCGCCATGTACCTGATGGGGCTCATTCTCACGACAGAG ggCGGGATGTATTGGCTAGTCCTGCTGGATGACTATAGTGCTGGGTTTGGACTCATGGTGGTGGTGATTACAACCTGCCTGGTGGTGACACGTGTCTATG GCATGAAGCGGTTCTGCAGAGATATTCACATGATGCTGGGCTTCCAACCAGGGCTGTACTTTAAAGCCTGCTGGATGTTCCTGTCCCCGGCAATGATGATG GCCCTGCTAGTGTACAATATAGTCAAGTACCAGCCCTCAGAGTATGGGAGTTACCGTTTCCCATACTGGGCCGAGGTCCTGGGCATCCTGATGGGGCTGTTCTCCTGCCTGATGATCCCCACAGGGATGGTGGTCGCGGTGCTCAGAGAAGAAGGGACACTGTGGGAG AGAATCCAGCAAGCCAGCCGGCCAGCCATGAACTGGGGTCCTTCTCTGGAGGAGAACAGAACCGGCACGTACGTGGCTACCTTGGCCGGCAGCCAGTCCCCCAAACCCTTGATGGTCCACATGAGGAAATACGGGGGAATTACCAGCTATGAGAACACAGCCATCGAGGTGGACAAGGAGAtcgaggaggaagaggagtccATGATGTGA